From a region of the Dermatophagoides farinae isolate YC_2012a chromosome 3, ASM2471394v1, whole genome shotgun sequence genome:
- the LOC124498162 gene encoding uncharacterized protein LOC124498162 yields the protein MKKMIILFPMAVVMIILASVLDTIVCLPISSQNNDSNGSFEMFSNSLSKRIENLSVNKTNTTNELPLLPLPPTNVSRLEMTPDVNHALTIDHQNIVINLGQSLSSGITNAIVRPLTFFNNLIGSAAGSLPGLFAANGAALGTAIATPIQLGTLAANAAISGITGTVVSIPISLASGGAAQLVGLIGTGRQLWHSTLGSDPNNSTFWQNGQLWLQPLAVVTGTNSILAGVGLNALSQGVKNLGWSIERFGVSLSNTGKNAKQFGSVLIGWANGKPLYASIINETDSLKNLSSIVEEINQQQQPMDTITKIDLDKMIPLNLESESMIETTTTTMVEIENSQTQSKNADDDDDQIAENSIHNEKTTNEITNQPKKM from the exons atgaaaaaaatgatcatcttgTTTCCAATGGCAGTGGTAATGATTATTCTGGCATCAGTATTGGATacaattgtttgtttaccAATTTCAAGCCAAAACAATGATTCTAACGGATCTTTCgaaatgttttcaaattcattgtcaaaacgtattgaaaatttatctgTGAATAAGACAAATACCACAAATGAACTACCACTATTACCATTACCGCCAACAAATGTATCCAGATTGGAAATGACTCCCGATGTTAATCATGCATTGACcatcgatcatcaaaatattgtCATCAATCTTGGCCAATCATTATCTTCTGGTATCACTAATGCTATTGTTCGTCCattaacatttttcaataatctaATCGGATCGGCTGCCGGATCTTTGCCCGGATTGTTTGCTGCCAATGGTGCTG CTCTTGGCACTGCAATCGCTACACCAATTCAACTTGGCACTTTGGCTGCAAATGCTGCCATTTCAGGCATTACTGGTACAGTTGTTTCCATTCCAATATCGTTAGCTTCGGGTGGTGCAGCACAATTAGTCGGTCTTATTGGTACTGGACGACAATTATGGCATAGTACATTGGGTTCTGATCCAAATAATTCAACATTCTGGCAAAATGGTCAATTATGGCTACAACCATTGGCCGTTGTTACCGGTACTAATTCAATACTAGCTGGTGTTGGTTTGAATGCATTGAGTCAAGGTGTTAAAAATTTAGGCTGGAGTATTGAACGTTTTGGTGTATCGTTAAGTAATACCGGTAAAAATGCTAAACAATTTGGTTCAGTATTGATTGGTTGGGCTAATGGTAAACCATTGTATGCATCCATTATTAATGAAACCGATTCATTAAAGAATTTATCATCGATTGTCGaagaaatcaatcaacaacaacagccaatgGATACAATCACTAAAATTGATCTTGACAAAATGATTCCATTGAATTTAGAATCAGAATCGATGATTgaaacaacgacaaccacgatggttgaaattgaaaattcacaAACTCAATCGAaaaatgctgatgatgatgatgatcaaatagctgaaaattcaattcataatgaaaaaactaCTAACGAAATTacaaatcaaccaaaaaaaatgtga